A DNA window from Tachysurus fulvidraco isolate hzauxx_2018 chromosome 4, HZAU_PFXX_2.0, whole genome shotgun sequence contains the following coding sequences:
- the vox gene encoding ventral homeobox — translation MVKIFSVDWLAKSYHDSKQDPETVETSQAPLRRHVPCLVQPRPPTSYDKVYIQPKLKGSRIEEYTSTEEQKDKEGIVFTHSAQRNCTSPSSSENSGYSSGYESEAATSECPTIEDGSEGERDGGAQRRIRTKFTPEQIEKLEKIFSKHKYLDARERVKTAKKLNLSETQVRTWFQNRRMKLKREVQELRAEYSLPALPHVLFPPVPSLPFHFSGQSVTFPATSHVQNPRVIPAIPVHHRAIPHQQIIHHQSHHMIPIQHYY, via the exons ATGGTGAAAATCTTTTCCGTGGACTGGCTTGCCAAGAGCTACCATGACTCCAAACAGGACCCTGAAACAGTGGAAACTTCTCAGGCTCCGTTAAGGCGACACGTGCCTTGTCTGGTCCAGCCACGACCTCCGACATCTTACGACAAGGTTTACATTCAGCCTAAGTTGAAAGGTAGCCGGATTGAGGAGTACACAAGCACAGAGGAACAGAAGGACAAGGAAGGCATCGTGTTTACGCACTCAGCTCAACGGAACTGCACCTCTCCAAGCT cttCAGAGAACAGTGGTTACTCTTCTGGGTATGAGAGCGAGGCCGCTACGTCCGAGTGCCCCACCATTGAAGACggaagtgagggagagagagatggaggcgCCCAACGCCGAATCAGGACCAAATTCACTCCTGAGCAAATTGAAAAGTTGGAGAAAATTTTCAGCAAACACAAATACCTGGATGCGAGGGAGAGGGTTAAAACCGCAAAGAAACTCAACCTATCCGAAACTCAG GTACGCACTTGGTTTCAAAATCGCAGAATGAAACTGAAACGTGAGGTTCAGGAGTTGAGGGCTGAATATTCGCTCCCAGCTTTGCCTCACGTCCTCTTCCCACCGGTTCCTTCACTTCCTTTCCACTTCTCCGGACAGAGCGTGACCTTCCCCGCAACTTCGCACGTGCAGAACCCACGCGTGATCCCAGCTATCCCTGTTCACCACCGCGCTATCCCGCACCAGCAGATCATTCATCACCAAAGCCACCACATGATCCCTATACAACATTACTACTAG
- the vent gene encoding ventral expressed homeobox has translation MAKNFSVAWLSQSSQPDCGSGLEAALVHGPRSPTVQTKHASYIGSLRSDGNVKDVTKMPFSPTNSCGYTSGSESEVGDDSEVELGPNRRIRTKFTSCQIARLEKTFHKHKYLGATQRRKIAEKLHLSETQVKTWFQNRRMKLKREAQDTRVEYYTPALLAPLILPPPPFQHHALAGQRLTLSPAAVFPHFTPQLTRTVSLHQQTAHRAMIHPTLLSSCYY, from the exons ATGGCCAAGAACTTTTCGGTAGCATGGCTATCGCAGAGCTCTCAGCCCGACTGCGGCTCCGGGTTAGAGGCCGCTCTGGTGCACGGCCCGAGGTCTCCCACAGTCCAAACCAAACATGCTTCTTATATAGGGAGCCTACGTTCTGATGGGAATGTCAAGGATGTTACCAAGATGCCATTTTCACCAACAA ATAGCTGTGGTTACACTTCCGGTTCGGAGAGTGAGGTCGGTGATGACAGCGAGGTAGAATTGGGACCAAACCGTCGGATCAGAACAAAATTCACTTCCTGCCAGATCGCTCGGCTGGAGAAAACCTTTCACAAGCACAAATACCTCGGGGCaacacagagaagaaaaatTGCAGAAAAGCTGCATTTGTCTGAAACTCAG GTGAAAACGTGGTTTCAGAACAGAAGGATGAAGCTGAAACGTGAGGCACAGGACACCCGGGTGGAGTATTATACCCCGGCACTGCTTGCTCCTCTGATTTTGCCACCGCCGCCGTTTCAGCACCATGCGCTGGCTGGACAGCGACTCACACTCTCGCCTGCCGCCGTGTTCCCGCACTTTACACCGCAACTCACCCGCACAGTGTCTCTGCACCAGCAAACAGCACACAGAGCCATGATACACCCGACACTCCTCTCCTCCTGTTACTACTGA